The Stenotrophomonas rhizophila genome has a window encoding:
- a CDS encoding Fe2+-dependent dioxygenase translates to MLLHVPDVLTADELAHLQRALAAADWADGRETVGVQGAQVKRNQQLPDASPLKAELGRIVLAALERHPLFFAAALPLRILPPRFNRYQGGGEYGFHVDGAVMITDSQGVRSHLRSDVSCTLFLNAPEDYEGGELVISDTYGEHEVKLPAGDLVLYPSSSLHKVNPVTQGARLASFFWVQSMVRDDGARRMLLEMDGAIETLCVTGGDPGAVLQLTGVYHNLLRRWSET, encoded by the coding sequence ATGCTCCTGCACGTTCCCGATGTCCTCACCGCCGACGAACTGGCCCACCTGCAGCGCGCGCTTGCCGCGGCAGACTGGGCCGACGGCCGCGAGACCGTGGGCGTGCAGGGCGCGCAGGTCAAGCGCAACCAGCAGTTGCCTGACGCCTCACCGCTGAAGGCCGAGCTGGGCAGGATCGTGCTGGCGGCGCTGGAACGGCACCCGCTGTTCTTCGCCGCCGCACTGCCGCTGCGCATCCTGCCGCCGCGTTTCAACCGCTACCAGGGCGGTGGCGAATATGGCTTCCATGTGGATGGCGCGGTAATGATCACCGACAGCCAAGGCGTGCGCAGCCACCTGCGCTCGGACGTGTCATGCACGTTGTTCCTCAATGCGCCGGAGGACTACGAAGGGGGCGAACTGGTCATCAGTGATACCTACGGCGAGCATGAGGTGAAACTGCCTGCCGGCGACCTGGTGCTGTACCCGTCCAGCAGCCTGCACAAGGTCAACCCGGTCACGCAGGGAGCACGGCTGGCGTCGTTCTTCTGGGTACAGAGCATGGTCCGCGACGATGGCGCACGGCGGATGCTGCTGGAGATGGATGGCGCGATCGAGACGCTGTGCGTGACCGGCGGCGATCCGGGGGCGGTGCTGCAGTTGACCGGGGTGTATCACAACCTGCTGCGTCGCTGGAGCGAGACCTGA
- a CDS encoding ComEA family DNA-binding protein, translated as MGPQKAQAIVAYRRQHGPFLRVEDLARVKGIGTATVERNRRRMTVGAMAAPTVAPPRRAVPAPVPRR; from the coding sequence GTGGGGCCCCAAAAGGCCCAGGCGATCGTGGCGTACCGGCGACAACACGGACCTTTCCTCCGGGTCGAGGACCTGGCACGGGTGAAAGGGATAGGGACAGCAACGGTCGAACGGAATCGACGACGGATGACGGTGGGGGCCATGGCGGCGCCCACGGTGGCACCGCCCAGGAGGGCAGTGCCGGCACCCGTACCAAGGCGCTGA
- a CDS encoding TonB-dependent receptor domain-containing protein — protein MAQRHRRRTSLSRCSLSVALLGALSAPAFAAGDVAGDPKTLDQVVVTASGFEQKITDAPASISVVSREELAKRPYTSLVDALRDVEGIDVGMETTDKNGRATISMRGMPSEYTLVLIDGRRQSNVGQLYPNNFGGGQFAYLPPLDAIERIEVVRGPMSTLYGSDAMGGVINIITRRNQDSWHGSVTQGFTVQQDDQFGDARTTDVYLTGPLVKERLDVAVRGSYYDAKASNPEWEALTLPDGTLWERSIGFGGGGKAVANNNWNTGVRLSWSINDDHDLSLDYDVSRQKYDNSEGQTGTLDSLASLWRVGNATIPNPNGNGTVTRRVVQPRVGYTAYQRYERDQLALTHQGRYAFGTLQTTLTQTRSNNLGRSLPLTLDERADLQTLWNDVCRRTGAANNCAAGARNGLAALNPSEMARLEAFLPRPLRTMELEGYVLDTMLDMSFDAHKLTLGGQYTDTDMIDGVFGMDGAGYRDNVKQKHRMWSVFAEDNWALTDALTATLGVRYDDHNIFGSHVSPRAYLVWNASDAWTFKGGVSTGYKTPRPDQLFPGVTGFGGQGVLPLVGSPNLQPETSTNYEIASYYEGERWGFNVTGFLNKFDDKIASGGTFPNCEVAPVGGGYCVDVGPGWAALGYSTFSQSVNIDTAETRGIEAAAHVDLLQNLQLRGNYTYTKSEQTSGAANGQPIAGNPAKHMANASLNWQVSEAVSLSLIGEGRYDRYRDTLVSNVGGVSSSQVRYYDDYTIFHLGGSWNINEWLTVNARVNNLFDKDFVSQSCVLISDSEYNCVDDYATKDQRRSYWISLNAKF, from the coding sequence ATGGCCCAGCGCCATCGTCGTCGCACGTCCCTGTCCCGCTGCTCGTTGAGCGTTGCCCTGTTGGGCGCGCTCAGCGCCCCCGCCTTCGCCGCCGGCGATGTCGCGGGCGACCCCAAGACCCTGGACCAGGTGGTGGTTACCGCCTCGGGCTTCGAACAGAAGATCACCGACGCCCCGGCCAGCATCAGCGTGGTCAGCCGCGAGGAACTGGCCAAGCGCCCGTACACCAGCCTGGTGGATGCGCTGCGCGACGTGGAAGGCATCGACGTGGGCATGGAAACCACCGACAAGAACGGCCGCGCCACCATCTCCATGCGCGGCATGCCGTCCGAGTACACGCTGGTGCTGATCGACGGCCGCCGCCAGAGCAATGTGGGCCAGCTGTACCCGAACAACTTCGGCGGCGGCCAGTTCGCCTACCTGCCGCCGCTGGATGCGATCGAGCGCATTGAAGTGGTGCGTGGCCCGATGTCCACGCTGTACGGCTCCGATGCCATGGGCGGCGTCATCAACATCATCACCCGGCGCAACCAGGACAGCTGGCACGGCTCGGTCACCCAGGGCTTCACCGTGCAGCAGGACGACCAGTTCGGCGATGCACGCACCACCGACGTGTACCTGACCGGCCCGCTGGTGAAGGAACGGTTGGACGTAGCCGTGCGCGGGAGTTACTACGATGCCAAGGCCTCCAACCCGGAATGGGAAGCACTGACCCTGCCCGACGGCACGCTGTGGGAACGCAGCATCGGCTTCGGCGGTGGTGGCAAGGCGGTGGCCAACAACAACTGGAACACCGGCGTGCGCCTGAGCTGGTCGATCAACGACGACCACGACCTGTCGCTGGACTACGACGTCTCGCGCCAGAAGTACGACAACAGCGAGGGCCAGACCGGCACCCTGGACAGCTTGGCCAGCCTGTGGCGAGTCGGCAATGCCACCATCCCCAACCCGAACGGCAACGGCACGGTCACCCGCCGCGTGGTGCAACCGCGCGTGGGCTATACCGCCTACCAGCGCTATGAGCGCGACCAGCTGGCACTGACCCACCAGGGCCGCTACGCATTCGGCACCTTGCAGACCACGCTGACCCAGACCAGAAGCAACAACCTGGGGCGTTCGCTGCCGCTGACCCTGGACGAACGCGCCGACCTGCAGACGCTGTGGAACGACGTGTGCCGCCGCACCGGCGCGGCCAACAACTGCGCCGCCGGCGCCCGTAACGGTCTCGCCGCGCTGAACCCCTCCGAGATGGCACGCCTGGAAGCATTCCTGCCACGCCCGCTGCGCACCATGGAGCTGGAAGGCTACGTGCTCGACACCATGCTGGACATGAGTTTCGACGCGCACAAGCTGACCTTGGGCGGCCAGTACACCGACACCGACATGATCGACGGCGTGTTCGGCATGGACGGCGCCGGCTACCGCGACAACGTCAAGCAGAAGCACCGCATGTGGTCGGTGTTCGCCGAGGACAACTGGGCACTCACCGACGCGCTCACCGCCACCTTGGGCGTGCGTTATGACGACCACAACATCTTCGGCAGCCACGTCAGCCCGCGCGCCTACCTGGTGTGGAACGCCAGCGACGCTTGGACCTTCAAGGGTGGCGTGAGCACCGGCTACAAGACCCCGCGCCCGGACCAGCTGTTCCCCGGCGTCACCGGGTTCGGCGGCCAGGGCGTGCTGCCGCTGGTGGGTTCGCCCAACCTGCAGCCCGAAACCAGCACCAACTATGAAATCGCCTCGTACTACGAGGGCGAGCGCTGGGGCTTCAACGTCACCGGTTTCCTCAACAAGTTCGACGACAAGATCGCCAGCGGCGGCACCTTCCCGAACTGCGAAGTGGCACCGGTCGGCGGCGGCTACTGCGTGGACGTGGGCCCGGGCTGGGCGGCGCTGGGCTACAGCACCTTCAGCCAGAGCGTGAACATCGATACGGCTGAAACGCGGGGCATTGAAGCGGCGGCGCACGTGGACCTGCTGCAGAACCTGCAGCTGCGCGGCAACTACACGTATACGAAGTCCGAGCAGACCAGCGGCGCCGCGAACGGCCAACCGATCGCCGGCAATCCCGCCAAGCACATGGCCAATGCCAGCCTGAACTGGCAGGTCAGTGAGGCGGTGAGCCTGTCGCTGATCGGTGAGGGGCGGTATGACCGCTATCGGGACACGCTGGTGAGCAACGTGGGCGGGGTGAGTTCGTCGCAGGTGCGGTACTACGACGATTACACCATCTTCCACCTGGGTGGCAGTTGGAACATCAACGAGTGGCTGACGGTAAACGCGCGGGTGAACAACCTGTTCGACAAGGACTTCGTCTCGCAGTCGTGCGTGCTGATCAGCGACAGTGAGTACAACTGCGTGGATGATTACGCGACGAAGGACCAGCGCCGGAGTTACTGGATTTCGTTGAACGCGAAGTTCTGA
- a CDS encoding L,D-transpeptidase, producing the protein MAPRRTLLTFGLASLLATAVFPALAATPPAPAATQAEPGPTDLKPGQFLWHPEISPAGPIVLVVSLDEQRAYVYRNGIAIGLSTISSGKAGHETPTGVFTILQKDKDHKSNLYNSAPMPYMQRLTWDGIALHGGNLPGHPASHGCVRLPQAFAQKLFGETKRGDTVVVADAKSAPMTLAYPAVLAPVNSVGKNLLETTGAPDQYWNDSAAPSGQVGILVSLHDQRLYVLRDGVLIGESRLEAKALPAFEGTTLFVMQDGYSDAASPLDATRKLHKWTAYPLLGQSAGNASPDLLATPSLPMALPPSFAAQLYKVLVPGTTLLVTSLPAVRPVADEQNLQPVLESDAGGATL; encoded by the coding sequence ATGGCACCACGCCGCACGCTGCTCACCTTCGGACTTGCTTCGCTGCTGGCCACCGCTGTATTTCCTGCGCTGGCCGCCACTCCACCTGCACCCGCAGCAACCCAGGCGGAGCCGGGCCCCACCGATCTCAAGCCCGGCCAGTTCCTCTGGCACCCGGAAATCTCGCCGGCGGGGCCGATCGTGCTGGTGGTCAGCCTGGATGAGCAGCGCGCCTACGTGTACCGCAACGGCATCGCCATCGGCCTGAGCACGATCAGCTCGGGCAAGGCCGGGCATGAAACGCCGACCGGGGTGTTCACCATCCTGCAGAAGGACAAGGACCACAAATCCAACCTCTACAACAGCGCGCCCATGCCCTACATGCAGCGGCTGACCTGGGACGGCATCGCGCTGCACGGTGGCAACCTGCCCGGGCATCCCGCGTCGCACGGCTGCGTACGCCTGCCCCAGGCCTTTGCGCAGAAGCTGTTCGGCGAAACCAAGCGTGGCGATACCGTGGTGGTGGCCGACGCCAAGAGCGCGCCGATGACGCTGGCCTACCCGGCGGTGCTGGCCCCGGTGAACAGCGTGGGCAAGAACCTGCTGGAAACCACCGGTGCGCCGGACCAGTATTGGAATGACAGCGCCGCACCCTCGGGCCAGGTGGGCATCCTGGTCAGCCTGCACGACCAGCGCCTGTACGTGCTGCGCGACGGCGTGCTGATCGGCGAATCGCGGCTGGAAGCCAAGGCGCTGCCGGCGTTCGAGGGCACCACCCTGTTCGTGATGCAGGACGGCTATTCGGATGCCGCCAGCCCGCTGGATGCAACCCGGAAGCTGCACAAGTGGACCGCCTACCCGCTGCTGGGGCAGAGCGCCGGCAATGCCAGCCCGGACCTGCTGGCCACGCCCAGCCTGCCCATGGCGTTGCCGCCGTCCTTCGCCGCGCAGCTGTACAAGGTGCTGGTGCCGGGCACCACGCTGCTGGTGACCAGCCTGCCGGCCGTTCGCCCGGTGGCGGATGAACAGAACCTGCAGCCGGTCTTGGAATCCGACGCGGGCGGGGCCACCTTGTAG
- a CDS encoding HutD/Ves family protein: MSTATALSAATRVIPSFEYRRERWRNGLGWTREILRVPDSEEWLVRLSIAEIEQDAAFSSFHGIDRELVLLRGEGLRLRFADGALHTLLPPHDRLRFAGEAEVHGELVDGLTHDFNLMWRRDQVDAELLHRPLVGSMFFFTEPGTAWAIHLLAGQAEFEGEPELPPLQQGDTAWLAAGPHRRYALCGGGELLAIRLDQRGQ, from the coding sequence ATGTCGACCGCCACCGCATTGAGCGCTGCCACGCGCGTCATTCCCAGCTTTGAATACCGCCGCGAACGCTGGCGGAATGGTCTTGGCTGGACCCGTGAAATCCTGCGCGTGCCCGATAGCGAAGAGTGGCTGGTACGTTTGTCGATTGCCGAGATCGAACAGGATGCGGCGTTCTCGTCGTTCCACGGCATCGACCGCGAACTGGTCCTGCTGCGCGGCGAAGGGCTGCGCCTGCGCTTTGCCGATGGCGCGCTGCATACGCTGCTGCCACCCCACGATCGCCTGCGCTTTGCCGGCGAAGCGGAGGTCCATGGCGAGCTGGTGGATGGGCTCACCCATGATTTCAACCTGATGTGGCGGCGTGACCAGGTCGATGCCGAACTGCTGCACCGCCCGCTGGTGGGCAGCATGTTCTTCTTCACCGAGCCGGGCACGGCGTGGGCGATCCACCTGTTGGCGGGGCAGGCGGAGTTCGAGGGCGAGCCGGAACTGCCGCCGCTGCAGCAGGGCGACACCGCGTGGCTGGCGGCAGGGCCGCATAGGCGCTACGCATTGTGCGGTGGCGGTGAGCTGCTCGCCATCCGCCTGGACCAGCGCGGTCAATAA
- a CDS encoding PepSY-associated TM helix domain-containing protein, with amino-acid sequence MQQQQSRGFWLRTLHQWHWISSAVCLIGMLLFAATGITLNHAAKIEATPQVVNRQLELPAELLGQLGDRTDGNAPVPRPAVRWLDRELGISIGRRPAEWSAEEIYLSMPSPGGDAWLSIDRESGAVEYEATSRGWVSYFNDLHKGRNAGPAWGWFLDVFAVACLVFCITGLFLLHLHARQRRMTWPLVGLGLMVPLLIALILIH; translated from the coding sequence GTGCAGCAACAGCAAAGCCGTGGCTTCTGGCTGCGCACCCTGCACCAGTGGCACTGGATCAGCTCGGCGGTGTGCCTGATCGGCATGCTGCTGTTCGCCGCCACGGGAATCACGCTGAACCATGCGGCGAAGATCGAGGCGACGCCGCAGGTGGTGAACCGCCAGCTGGAACTGCCGGCCGAGCTGCTGGGGCAGCTCGGCGACCGCACCGACGGCAACGCCCCGGTGCCGCGCCCGGCCGTGCGCTGGCTGGACCGCGAACTGGGCATTTCCATCGGCCGTCGCCCGGCCGAATGGTCCGCCGAGGAAATCTATCTCTCCATGCCCAGCCCCGGCGGCGACGCCTGGTTGAGCATCGACCGCGAAAGCGGCGCGGTGGAATACGAAGCCACCTCACGCGGCTGGGTGTCCTACTTCAACGACCTGCACAAGGGCCGCAATGCCGGCCCGGCCTGGGGCTGGTTCCTGGATGTGTTCGCCGTGGCCTGCCTGGTGTTCTGCATCACCGGCCTGTTCCTGCTGCACCTGCATGCCCGCCAGCGCCGCATGACCTGGCCGTTGGTCGGCCTGGGCCTGATGGTGCCGCTGCTGATTGCCCTGATCCTGATCCACTGA
- a CDS encoding DUF4198 domain-containing protein, translating into MKRSLVLAAALAAALPFSALAHKAWLQPSQTVIAGDHPWITVDAAVSNDLFYFNHVPLRLESLVITAPDGSTVQPQNASTGKFRSVFDVELTQQGTYRLASVNNGLSASWEEDGKPKRWRGTVATFATEVPKKAKKLQVSQSVNRIETFVTNGTPNSTALAPTKSGIELVAVGHPNDLAAGEEARFRVLVDGKPRAGLAFEITRGGTRYRNAQEEIKVTSDKKGEFSVTWPEAGMYWLETSSEDKKTTLKQAKTRRLNYVATLEVLPL; encoded by the coding sequence ATGAAGCGCTCGCTCGTCCTAGCCGCCGCCCTGGCCGCCGCCCTTCCGTTCTCCGCCCTGGCCCACAAGGCCTGGCTGCAGCCCTCGCAGACCGTGATCGCCGGTGACCATCCGTGGATCACCGTCGATGCGGCGGTGTCCAACGACCTGTTCTACTTCAACCACGTGCCGCTGCGCCTGGAAAGCCTGGTCATCACCGCACCGGACGGCAGCACCGTGCAGCCGCAGAACGCCTCCACCGGCAAGTTCCGCAGCGTGTTCGATGTCGAGCTGACCCAGCAGGGCACCTACCGCCTGGCCTCGGTCAACAACGGCCTGTCGGCCAGCTGGGAGGAAGACGGCAAGCCCAAGCGCTGGCGCGGCACCGTGGCGACCTTCGCCACTGAAGTGCCGAAGAAGGCCAAGAAGCTGCAGGTAAGCCAGTCGGTCAACCGCATCGAAACCTTCGTCACCAACGGCACCCCGAACAGCACCGCGCTGGCGCCGACCAAGTCGGGCATCGAGCTGGTCGCCGTGGGCCACCCCAACGACCTGGCCGCCGGCGAAGAAGCGAGGTTCCGCGTGCTGGTCGACGGCAAGCCGCGCGCCGGCCTGGCCTTCGAGATCACCCGTGGCGGCACGCGCTACCGCAACGCCCAGGAAGAGATCAAGGTCACCAGCGACAAGAAGGGCGAGTTCTCGGTCACCTGGCCCGAAGCCGGCATGTACTGGCTGGAAACCAGCAGCGAAGACAAGAAGACCACGCTCAAGCAGGCCAAGACCCGCCGCCTGAACTACGTCGCCACGCTGGAAGTGCTGCCGCTGTAA
- a CDS encoding sulfite reductase subunit alpha: MKGSPSRAVVGNVLVVALLAVLAWLLLRLHLQEDWWLAAPLASHWRWAAGTLTAYAALCALLWWRGRARDDVGSAAGEAPTLLVWASQTGFAQQLCERSAEVLRAAGVPVRVRGLHQVDAALLQQTTRVLLIASTTGEGDPPDHTLPFLRRVMPQDMALPQLHYGVLALGDRSYGHFCAFGHQLDAWLRQHGAHPLFDTVEVDNADPAALRHWQQLLGQLGGNATELPDWAPAQYQPWQLQSRRQENPGSPGAATWRVSLVPAAGVLPAWQAGDVAEIGPQHSPVEVDAWLATHARDGAAMVEGQPLRDWLARSHLPVLPDAVPADDTALVATLKPLPHREYSIASMPGEGHVLLLLRRLLRPDGTPGLGSGWLCDHAALGGRINLRFRGNPNFHAPAPDTPLILIGNGTGIAGLRAHLRARVDLGAGRNWLLFGERTAAHDFYFKEDLQRWQRDGMIARLDTVFSRDGGEHRYVQDRLLAQLDTLRQWVRDGATILVCGSLQGMAPAVDAVIEQALGREGKEALIVAGRYRRDVY, translated from the coding sequence ATGAAAGGCAGCCCGTCGCGCGCGGTAGTGGGCAATGTACTGGTGGTCGCCCTGCTGGCCGTACTGGCGTGGTTGCTGTTGCGCCTGCATCTGCAGGAAGACTGGTGGTTGGCCGCGCCACTGGCCTCGCACTGGCGTTGGGCGGCAGGCACCCTCACAGCCTACGCGGCGCTGTGCGCGCTGCTGTGGTGGCGCGGCCGAGCCCGCGACGATGTTGGCAGCGCCGCCGGCGAAGCACCGACGCTGCTGGTCTGGGCCAGCCAGACCGGGTTCGCCCAGCAGCTATGCGAGCGCAGCGCCGAGGTCCTGCGCGCGGCCGGGGTACCGGTGCGCGTGCGCGGCCTGCACCAGGTGGACGCCGCATTGCTGCAGCAGACCACCCGGGTGCTGCTGATCGCCAGCACCACCGGCGAAGGCGATCCACCCGACCACACCCTGCCCTTCCTGCGCCGCGTGATGCCGCAGGACATGGCACTGCCGCAGTTGCACTACGGTGTGCTGGCACTGGGCGACCGCAGCTACGGGCACTTCTGCGCGTTCGGCCACCAGCTCGATGCGTGGCTGCGCCAGCACGGCGCGCATCCCCTGTTCGACACGGTGGAAGTGGACAACGCCGACCCGGCCGCCCTGCGCCACTGGCAGCAGCTGCTGGGCCAGCTGGGCGGGAACGCCACCGAGCTGCCCGACTGGGCGCCGGCGCAGTACCAGCCCTGGCAGCTGCAGTCGCGCCGCCAGGAAAACCCCGGTAGCCCCGGCGCGGCGACGTGGCGGGTGAGCCTGGTGCCGGCCGCTGGCGTGCTGCCGGCGTGGCAGGCCGGTGATGTGGCGGAGATTGGTCCGCAGCACAGTCCGGTCGAGGTCGATGCCTGGCTGGCCACGCATGCACGCGATGGCGCGGCGATGGTCGAGGGGCAGCCACTGCGCGATTGGCTGGCGCGCTCGCACCTGCCGGTGCTGCCCGATGCGGTGCCGGCCGATGACACGGCACTGGTAGCCACGCTCAAGCCGTTGCCGCACCGCGAATACTCCATTGCCAGCATGCCGGGCGAAGGCCACGTGCTGCTGCTGTTGCGGCGGCTGCTGCGCCCGGATGGCACGCCGGGGCTGGGCAGCGGCTGGCTGTGCGATCACGCGGCGCTGGGTGGGCGCATCAACCTGCGCTTCCGCGGCAACCCGAATTTCCACGCACCCGCGCCGGACACACCGCTGATCCTGATCGGCAACGGCACCGGCATTGCCGGGCTGCGCGCGCACCTGCGTGCACGGGTGGACCTTGGCGCCGGGCGCAACTGGCTGCTGTTCGGCGAGCGTACCGCCGCGCACGATTTCTACTTCAAGGAAGACCTGCAGCGCTGGCAACGTGACGGCATGATCGCGCGGCTGGATACGGTGTTCAGCCGCGACGGCGGCGAGCACCGTTACGTGCAGGACCGCCTGCTCGCGCAGCTGGACACCCTGCGCCAGTGGGTCCGCGACGGCGCCACGATCCTGGTCTGCGGCAGCCTGCAGGGCATGGCCCCGGCAGTGGACGCGGTGATCGAACAGGCGCTGGGCCGCGAAGGCAAGGAAGCCCTGATCGTCGCCGGCCGCTACCGCCGCGACGTTTATTGA
- a CDS encoding DUF2271 domain-containing protein yields the protein MRVTLTIALSGLLATSPAYATTLDINVEVPKLNVAEYHRPYVAVWLEGADQKVAANLAVWYQQTGNSEGHGTKWLPDLRQWWRKSGRELKVPVDGVTGPTKPAGTHALSFTDRQPALKALAPGNYTLVVEAVREVGGRELVKIPFTWPATAPQTGKAQGSTELGLVTLSSKP from the coding sequence ATGCGCGTCACCCTCACCATCGCCCTGAGCGGCCTGCTGGCCACCTCGCCGGCCTATGCCACCACCCTGGACATCAACGTCGAGGTGCCCAAGCTCAACGTGGCCGAGTACCACCGCCCGTATGTGGCGGTGTGGCTGGAAGGAGCCGACCAGAAGGTCGCCGCCAACCTGGCGGTCTGGTACCAGCAGACCGGCAACAGCGAAGGCCACGGCACCAAGTGGCTGCCCGACCTGCGCCAGTGGTGGCGCAAGAGCGGCCGCGAGCTGAAGGTGCCGGTGGACGGCGTGACCGGGCCGACCAAGCCGGCCGGCACCCACGCGCTGTCGTTCACCGACAGGCAGCCGGCGCTGAAGGCGCTGGCACCGGGCAACTACACGTTGGTGGTGGAAGCGGTGCGCGAAGTCGGCGGCCGCGAGCTGGTCAAGATTCCCTTCACCTGGCCGGCCACCGCGCCGCAGACCGGCAAAGCCCAGGGCAGCACCGAGCTGGGCCTGGTCACGCTGTCGTCCAAGCCCTGA
- a CDS encoding murein L,D-transpeptidase catalytic domain family protein, with product MRFFPVLIATVALCGLALTAPAGSARAATTPPPRTLPPAQLADMLARAAPNADRKVLQLAANAMTCALRRPELGVDPGRLSVIDYSRPSTEQRMWVFDLAHQKLLFEEWVAHGRNSGGNATERFSNRDGSFMSSLGAFTAKETYMGGNGYSLRLEGLEPGFNDKARDRAIVIHGAPYVNPTIARLQGRLGRSLGCPAVRLTVARPLIDSLRGGAMVFAYYPDKEWLARSQLLEADCGGKPG from the coding sequence ATGCGTTTCTTTCCCGTTCTGATTGCCACCGTTGCCCTGTGCGGGCTGGCGCTGACCGCGCCGGCAGGCAGCGCCCGTGCGGCGACCACGCCCCCGCCCCGCACGCTGCCGCCGGCCCAGCTGGCCGACATGCTGGCGCGCGCGGCGCCCAATGCGGACCGCAAGGTGCTGCAGCTGGCCGCCAACGCGATGACCTGCGCCCTGCGCCGGCCGGAGCTGGGCGTGGATCCGGGCCGCTTGAGCGTGATTGATTACTCGCGCCCGTCCACCGAACAGCGCATGTGGGTGTTCGACCTGGCCCACCAGAAGCTGCTGTTCGAGGAGTGGGTCGCCCATGGCCGCAATAGCGGCGGCAACGCCACCGAACGCTTCTCCAACCGCGATGGCAGTTTCATGTCCAGCCTGGGCGCGTTCACCGCCAAGGAAACCTACATGGGCGGCAATGGCTATTCGCTGCGCCTGGAAGGTCTGGAGCCGGGCTTCAACGACAAGGCGCGCGACCGCGCCATCGTCATCCACGGTGCTCCGTACGTGAACCCCACCATCGCCCGGCTGCAGGGCCGGCTCGGCCGCAGCCTGGGCTGCCCGGCGGTACGCCTGACCGTGGCGCGGCCGCTGATCGACAGCCTGCGCGGTGGGGCGATGGTGTTCGCCTACTACCCGGACAAGGAGTGGCTGGCGCGCTCGCAGCTGCTGGAAGCGGACTGCGGCGGCAAGCCCGGCTGA
- a CDS encoding FAD:protein FMN transferase, with product MMSTLHDIASLGGHTMGTTWQVKLTTTPGRDLHPLHAGIQAQLDAVVAQMSTWEAASDIAAFNRAAAGTSLPLPGLFAEVIDCALDIARRSEGAFDPTVGPLVALWGFGAHAHAQRVPDAARLAATQARCGWQRLHWQHGRLLQPGGLELDLSAIAKGFAVDLVSRWLRGEGIAAALVEVGGELHGYGRKPDGQPWRVLVEAGPEEEAELAHPPRVLALDDLAVATSGDRWHQFVEDGTHYSHTLDPRAGAPVSRTAAAVTVVAQHAMHADGWATALTVMGAQQGLAFANANALAARFITRTAQGIEEHLSTAFTALLTEQDAAA from the coding sequence ATCATGTCCACCCTGCACGACATCGCCAGCCTTGGTGGCCACACCATGGGCACCACCTGGCAGGTCAAACTGACCACCACGCCCGGCCGCGATCTGCACCCGCTGCATGCGGGCATCCAGGCGCAGCTGGATGCGGTGGTCGCGCAGATGAGCACCTGGGAAGCGGCCAGCGACATCGCCGCGTTCAACCGCGCAGCGGCCGGCACGTCGCTGCCGCTGCCCGGCCTGTTCGCCGAGGTGATCGACTGCGCGCTCGATATCGCCCGGCGCAGCGAAGGGGCGTTCGATCCCACCGTCGGCCCGCTGGTCGCGCTGTGGGGGTTCGGTGCGCACGCACACGCCCAACGCGTTCCCGATGCTGCCCGGCTGGCGGCCACGCAGGCACGCTGCGGTTGGCAGCGGCTGCACTGGCAGCATGGCCGCCTGCTGCAGCCGGGTGGACTGGAGCTGGATCTTTCGGCCATCGCCAAGGGCTTTGCAGTGGACCTGGTGAGCCGTTGGCTGCGCGGCGAGGGCATTGCGGCGGCACTGGTGGAAGTGGGCGGCGAGCTGCACGGCTATGGGCGCAAGCCCGATGGGCAGCCGTGGCGGGTCCTGGTCGAAGCAGGTCCCGAAGAAGAAGCAGAACTCGCGCATCCGCCGCGCGTGCTGGCGTTGGACGATCTGGCCGTTGCTACTTCCGGTGATCGCTGGCACCAATTCGTCGAGGATGGCACGCACTACAGCCATACGCTGGATCCACGCGCGGGCGCGCCGGTCAGCCGCACGGCGGCCGCGGTGACCGTGGTCGCCCAGCACGCCATGCACGCCGATGGATGGGCCACCGCGTTGACGGTGATGGGCGCCCAGCAAGGGCTTGCGTTCGCCAATGCCAACGCGCTCGCCGCACGCTTCATCACCCGCACTGCGCAGGGCATCGAAGAACACTTGAGCACGGCGTTCACCGCGCTGCTCACTGAACAGGATGCCGCTGCATGA